In the genome of Nitrospira sp., the window AGTCATCACTTAGCAGTCAAAACTACTTCAGAGCATCCCTTCGATCGGGCTACTCGCCGTCGCGTAGAGCTTTCGAGGAATGCGGCCGGCCTTGTAAGCCAGACGCCCAGCATGAACCGCATATTTCATCGCTTCCGCCATGGCAAGCGGGTCCCGCGCGCCCGCAATGGCCGTATTCATGAGCACCGCGTCGGCGCCGTACTCCATCGCCAAAGCTGCGTCCGACGCGGTTCCGACACCAGCATCGACGATAATCGGCACCTTGACGGTTTCCATGATGATTTTCAGATTGTACGGATTCCGAATCCCGAGCCCAGACCCAATGGGCGCAGCTAAGGGCATGACCGCCGGACATCCGATATCCACGAGCTTCTTCGCGACAATCGGATCATCATTCGTGTACGGAAGGACGATAAATCCTTCCTTAATGAGGATCTTGGCCGCTTCGATCAAACCGGCCGTATCCGGAAACAGGGTCCTTTCATCGCCGAGCACTTCCAATTTCACCAAATCGGAAACACCGGCCGCGCGAGCCAAACGCGAGTACCGCACCGCATCCTCCACGGTATAGCATCCGGCCGTATTGGGCAGAATCGTGTATTTCTTCGGGTCGATGTAATCGAGCAGATTGTCTTTCGAGCGATCGGTGATATTCACTCGCCGAACTGCGACCGTCACCACATCGGCGCCGGACGCTTCAATGGCCTTTTGCGT includes:
- a CDS encoding thiazole synthase; protein product: MTDDRLVIAGREFKSRLWVGTGKYKDFVETQKAIEASGADVVTVAVRRVNITDRSKDNLLDYIDPKKYTILPNTAGCYTVEDAVRYSRLARAAGVSDLVKLEVLGDERTLFPDTAGLIEAAKILIKEGFIVLPYTNDDPIVAKKLVDIGCPAVMPLAAPIGSGLGIRNPYNLKIIMETVKVPIIVDAGVGTASDAALAMEYGADAVLMNTAIAGARDPLAMAEAMKYAVHAGRLAYKAGRIPRKLYATASSPIEGML